From Geotalea uraniireducens Rf4:
AAAAAATAACGCTGAACTGCGAAAGTTCTTACGGGAACTCTTCCGCAGTCCATGACCATGCGGGCCTGCCGGCAGTCTCAGACCGGCTCGAATAAATCCTTGCCTGCACCGCATACTGGACAGACCCAGTTGTCCGGCAACTGGGAAAACGGCGTCCCTGGCGCAATGCCGTTGTCTGGGTCACCTGCGGCC
This genomic window contains:
- the rd gene encoding rubredoxin, translated to MESYVCTICQYVYDPAAGDPDNGIAPGTPFSQLPDNWVCPVCGAGKDLFEPV